The following proteins come from a genomic window of Castor canadensis chromosome 17, mCasCan1.hap1v2, whole genome shotgun sequence:
- the Fam234a gene encoding protein FAM234A isoform X1, producing MVDNKDLEAEIHPLKNEDRKSQENLGNRLKNEDNLKSKTPQSRLSRCRTVAFFLSLFICLFVVFVVSFIIPCPDRPVSERMWKIDYNAAVIYDFLAMEDINKDRIQDVLFLYKNINSSNNFTRSCSDEGFSTPCTFAAAVSGANGSVLWEKPVAQDVALMECTVSQLSGSKVSSACILMGRPGSRIALDLFTGDTLWSHPGSFGGNTSILSPLLQLPDVDGDGTPDLLLLTQEGKEVSGDIYSGSTGHQIGHRGSLGVDGDGDCSALLHVTWTGAHYILLPCASSLCGSSVKGLYEKVTGKDGPFKKDPFWENMLNSSIHRRLLHSSGAVRYLMNVPGKAGQDMLLVSSEACMLLDGQELTPRWTLSTAQILRKPILGHYKPDTLAVLIENGTNIDRQIMLLDLSTGTILWSQALPSLPGGPPSTSLPTADHRSAFFFWGLHELVGSSEMEPIEARHSLYMFHPTLPSVLLELANVSANIVAFDAVLFEPSRHAAYVLLTGPASSDEPGLVSVTKHKVRDLVPGSRVVRLGEGRSDSDQAIRDRFSRLRYRSKA from the exons ATGGTGGACAATAAGGATTTAGAAGCTGAGATCCACCCCTTGaagaatgaagacagaaaatCACAGGAAAATCTGGGAAACCGGTTGAAAAATGAAGATAACTTAAAAAGCAAGACTCCACAGTCCCGGCTATCCCGATGCCGAACGGTggcatttttcctttcattattcatCTGCCTTTTCGTGGTATTTGTGGTCTCGTTCATCATCCCATGTCCAGACCGACCAGTGTCAGAGCGAATGTGGAAGATTGATTACAATGCAGCAG TCATCTATGACTTTTTGGCCATGGAAGACATCAACAAGGACAGGATCCAGGATGttctctttctttataaaaacatCAACAGCAGTAACAATTTCACCAGATCCTGTTCTGATGAAG GATTTTCCACCCCCTGCACCTTTGCGGCTGCTGTGTCGGGAGCCAACGGCAGTGTGCTCTGGGAGAAGCCTGTGGCCCAAGACGTAGCCCTCATGGAGTGCACTGTGTCGCAGCTGTCAGGAAGCAAGGTGTCTTCTGCCTGCATCCTCATGGGAAGACCTGGTTCTCGCATTGCACTTGACCTATTCACAG GAGATACCCTGTGGAGCCACCCTGGCAGCTTTGGTGGGAATACCTCCATCCTGAGCCCTCTACTCCAGCTGCCTGATGTTGATGGTGATGGCACCCCAGACCTGCTGCTTCTCACCCAGGAGGGAAAGGAG GTTAGTGGGGACATCTATTCAGGAAGCACTGGGCACCAGATTGGTCACAGAGGCAGCCTTGGTGTGGATGGAGATGGAGACTGCAGCGCCCTCCTCCATGTCACCTGGACGGGTGCACACTACATCCTCCTGCCCTGTG CAAGTTCTCTCTGCGGCTCCTCTGTGAAGGGCCTTTATGAGAAGGTGACCGGGAAAGATGGCCCATTTAAGAAAGACCCCTTCTGGGAGAACATGCTAAATTCCTCCATCCACAGAAGACTTCTGCACAG CTCTGGAGCAGTCCGCTACCTGATGAACGTTCCAGGGAAGGCTGGTCAGGACATGCTCCTTGTGAGCTCAGAGGCCTGTATGCTACTGGATGGGCAAGAGCTGACACCCAGATGGACCCTCAGCACAGCCCAGATCCTGAG AAAACCCATTCTTGGCCACTACAAACCAGACACCTTGGCCGTGCTTATCGAAAATGGAACCAACATTGATAGACAG ATCATGCTTTTGGACCTCAGCACTGGGACAATCCTGTGGAGCCAGGCCCTCCCAAGCCTCCCCGGGGGCCCACCATCTACCAGCTTGCCAACTGCAGACCACCGCTCAGCCTTCTTCTTCTGGGGCCTCCACGAGCTGGTTGGCAGCAGCGAGATG GAACCCATAGAGGCACGGCACAGCCTGTACATGTTTCACCCTACCCTGCCCAGTGTCCTGCTGGAGCTGGCCAACGTGTCTGCCAACATTGTTGCCTTTGATG CGGTCCTGTTTGAGCCCAGCCGCCATGCTGCCTACGTGCTCCTGACAGGCCCAGCAAGCTCAGATGAGCCTGGCCTAGTCTCTGTGACCAAGCACAAGGTGCGGGACCTTGTCCCAGGCAGCAGAGTGGTCCGCCTGGGTGAGGGCAGGTCAGACAGCGACCAGGCCATCAGGGATCGGTTCTCCCGGCTGCGGTACCGGAGCAAGGCCTAG
- the Fam234a gene encoding protein FAM234A isoform X2, translating into MVDNKDLEAEIHPLKNEDRKSQENLGNRLKNEDNLKSKTPQSRLSRCRTVAFFLSLFICLFVVFVVSFIIPCPDRPVSERMWKIDYNAAVIYDFLAMEDINKDRIQDVLFLYKNINSSNNFTRSCSDEGFSTPCTFAAAVSGANGSVLWEKPVAQDVALMECTVSQLSGSKVSSACILMGRPGSRIALDLFTGDTLWSHPGSFGGNTSILSPLLQLPDVDGDGTPDLLLLTQEGKEVSGDIYSGSTGHQIGHRGSLGVDGDGDCSALLHVTWTGAHYILLPCASSLCGSSVKGLYEKVTGKDGPFKKDPFWENMLNSSIHRRLLHRKPILGHYKPDTLAVLIENGTNIDRQIMLLDLSTGTILWSQALPSLPGGPPSTSLPTADHRSAFFFWGLHELVGSSEMEPIEARHSLYMFHPTLPSVLLELANVSANIVAFDAVLFEPSRHAAYVLLTGPASSDEPGLVSVTKHKVRDLVPGSRVVRLGEGRSDSDQAIRDRFSRLRYRSKA; encoded by the exons ATGGTGGACAATAAGGATTTAGAAGCTGAGATCCACCCCTTGaagaatgaagacagaaaatCACAGGAAAATCTGGGAAACCGGTTGAAAAATGAAGATAACTTAAAAAGCAAGACTCCACAGTCCCGGCTATCCCGATGCCGAACGGTggcatttttcctttcattattcatCTGCCTTTTCGTGGTATTTGTGGTCTCGTTCATCATCCCATGTCCAGACCGACCAGTGTCAGAGCGAATGTGGAAGATTGATTACAATGCAGCAG TCATCTATGACTTTTTGGCCATGGAAGACATCAACAAGGACAGGATCCAGGATGttctctttctttataaaaacatCAACAGCAGTAACAATTTCACCAGATCCTGTTCTGATGAAG GATTTTCCACCCCCTGCACCTTTGCGGCTGCTGTGTCGGGAGCCAACGGCAGTGTGCTCTGGGAGAAGCCTGTGGCCCAAGACGTAGCCCTCATGGAGTGCACTGTGTCGCAGCTGTCAGGAAGCAAGGTGTCTTCTGCCTGCATCCTCATGGGAAGACCTGGTTCTCGCATTGCACTTGACCTATTCACAG GAGATACCCTGTGGAGCCACCCTGGCAGCTTTGGTGGGAATACCTCCATCCTGAGCCCTCTACTCCAGCTGCCTGATGTTGATGGTGATGGCACCCCAGACCTGCTGCTTCTCACCCAGGAGGGAAAGGAG GTTAGTGGGGACATCTATTCAGGAAGCACTGGGCACCAGATTGGTCACAGAGGCAGCCTTGGTGTGGATGGAGATGGAGACTGCAGCGCCCTCCTCCATGTCACCTGGACGGGTGCACACTACATCCTCCTGCCCTGTG CAAGTTCTCTCTGCGGCTCCTCTGTGAAGGGCCTTTATGAGAAGGTGACCGGGAAAGATGGCCCATTTAAGAAAGACCCCTTCTGGGAGAACATGCTAAATTCCTCCATCCACAGAAGACTTCTGCACAG AAAACCCATTCTTGGCCACTACAAACCAGACACCTTGGCCGTGCTTATCGAAAATGGAACCAACATTGATAGACAG ATCATGCTTTTGGACCTCAGCACTGGGACAATCCTGTGGAGCCAGGCCCTCCCAAGCCTCCCCGGGGGCCCACCATCTACCAGCTTGCCAACTGCAGACCACCGCTCAGCCTTCTTCTTCTGGGGCCTCCACGAGCTGGTTGGCAGCAGCGAGATG GAACCCATAGAGGCACGGCACAGCCTGTACATGTTTCACCCTACCCTGCCCAGTGTCCTGCTGGAGCTGGCCAACGTGTCTGCCAACATTGTTGCCTTTGATG CGGTCCTGTTTGAGCCCAGCCGCCATGCTGCCTACGTGCTCCTGACAGGCCCAGCAAGCTCAGATGAGCCTGGCCTAGTCTCTGTGACCAAGCACAAGGTGCGGGACCTTGTCCCAGGCAGCAGAGTGGTCCGCCTGGGTGAGGGCAGGTCAGACAGCGACCAGGCCATCAGGGATCGGTTCTCCCGGCTGCGGTACCGGAGCAAGGCCTAG